TGGGCTATCTCGGAGCCGAGGAAGTGCGTCTCGACCGTTTCGGAGTCGCCCACTCGCACCACCAGTGGCCCGCCGAAGGGTTTGCGCTCCACGACCTCGATCCGATTTCCCAGCGTCAAACCGTGATCGGTGAGGTAACGCAGCAGTTCGGAGTCGGTGTCCCACACCCGCGCGATCGTGCCGACGGTGCCCGGTTCCAGATGCTCCAGCAGTCTGGTCGTGGGTTTTTCCACCACCCCGTCCGCGGTCGGGATCGGATCGCCGTGCGGATCGTGGGTGGGGTGTTCGAGCTTGGCCGCTATGTGCTCGATGAGTTCGTCCGAGACGGCGTGCTCCAGCGAGTCCGCCTCGTCGTGCACCTCGTCCCAGGTGTAGCCGAGAATCTCCACCAGGAACAACTCCAGCAGCCGATGCCTGCGCAGCACGTCGCAGGCGAGTCTGCGCCCCTCGGTGGTGAGTTCGACACTCCGATACCGCTCGTGGGTGACCAGGCCGAGCTGCGCCAGTTTGTTGATCATCCCTGACACCGATGACGGGCTCAGTCCGAGACGAGCGGTCAGCGTGGTGTTCGTGACCGCCGCGCCGCGTTCGCCCAGCCCGTAGATCGTCCGTACGTAGTCCTCCACGGAGGCTGAGTGGCGCTCAACCATGCCAGTCATGGCTTCACGATAGGACGGCGCTCGCGAACCTCGCCCGCACCCCGCGCAGCGGATGCCGACAGACACTGCGCGCGCTCGGATGTGTCCGTTCCGTCATCGACTCCTGCCGCGTCCGGCCCGGGTGGACCCGCCCGGAGTGCCCCGCCCGACTCGGCGGGTGACCGCCGCGTTCGTCCACTCGTCCTCGTGGGATACTGCCGGTGCTATGACCTCGCAGTCCCTACCTCTCGTCTTCGACGCG
This portion of the Actinopolyspora lacussalsi genome encodes:
- a CDS encoding DtxR family Mn-dependent transcriptional regulator (product_source=KO:K03709; cath_funfam=1.10.10.10; cog=COG1321; ko=KO:K03709; pfam=PF01325,PF02742,PF04023; smart=SM00529,SM00899; superfamily=46785,47979,50037), whose product is MTGMVERHSASVEDYVRTIYGLGERGAAVTNTTLTARLGLSPSSVSGMINKLAQLGLVTHERYRSVELTTEGRRLACDVLRRHRLLELFLVEILGYTWDEVHDEADSLEHAVSDELIEHIAAKLEHPTHDPHGDPIPTADGVVEKPTTRLLEHLEPGTVGTIARVWDTDSELLRYLTDHGLTLGNRIEVVERKPFGGPLVVRVGDSETVETHFLGSEIAQTLSITVQR